The genomic segment TTGGCCCCTTCAAGCCCAACAGTCTACCGGATGCCAAGGGCCAATGCAAGCAAACACGAGACAACCTGCCAGGGCCCTTGAGACGCCTTGAGGAGCCCTGAGTTACAGGGctcttgtgctagttctggctaGGGTGATAGACCAGCTGGCTAACTGTGAGAGCTTCCATTGGGCAGCCCTGTCAGCATGCTCTTAAGTATGGAGCTGGCCCGGGAAGTGGGTTCCAGAGAAGACTGAGAGATTCCAGTTCCTGCCCAATGGCTCCTCTCCTTCTCACAAAGAGTACACAGGTTTAGGAGTGACCTGGTCCAGGACATCTCCCCTTtcctgcttcccttcccttcccctgatTGCTGAGCTGGGGTCCGAACACCAGAGGCACCGGACTCAGTAATGGAAAGGTGAGGAACCTAAGAGAAGGCACATGACAACACAGCCCTTTTTTTCAAAAGAACCATCCTTTGGTCACATTGGTCACAAGGCACAGTAGGTTTTGGAAGATACCATGCTTTGAGGTGAAATGCCTGCAGCAGGACCTGGGCCAGCATCCAGCCTTGCAGTGTGCCACCCCCAAGGAGTCTTGCGCAATGGTTTGGGAACACGGCGGCCCATTTATTTAGGAAAATGAGACCAGCAAAGCAGATACGGAGAACAAGGACCCCAAGGTCCAGAGCATGGAGTGGTTGTGGGATCAGACAATAACACTGGCGGCTGGGAGCTGTGTTGAGGGCAGGGCTGTGGCATAGGGATCAGGCTGTGAGATCCGTAGAAGCTTTGTCTCGAGGTTGGAGCCAGGGAAGCCACTCTGAGGTGCAAACATCTGGGCAGTCTAGGAGGCCAGGTAACCAGCGTCCACCAGGATGCCAGAGCCACTGGTAGAGGCACTGCTGTCGCTGAGCAGGAAGAGGATACTGTTGACAACGTCCTCCACCTCTGCAGGAGAGCAGAGCAGTCAGGGCTTCTGCTTGCCCAGCTGCTGGGAGCCAATACTGATTCCCTCACCCACATCCCCAGCTGACCTGCGAACTTCCTCAGTGGGTGGCGCTCCTTGAGCTTCCTGGCAAACTCAGCATCTGCAGTGACTTTCTTGCCCATATCAGTCAGCACCACAGTAGGGTTTACAGAGTTTACCCGGATCTGGGGCCAGAAGCCACAGCTGGTGGTACAGCCAATGAACTAGCCCTAGCCACACAGCTCAGGACTTGCCCCAGGTCAAGCCTGATGAGCTTGCTTGCTGAACACTGACTCCACTGCTCAGAGCATCCCCAAGCCTCACCCCACCCTCAGCCTCAAcccccagccctgccccaggTGCCCATCATCTGTCCCTCAGGTGTGGACCCATGCCCCTGTGCCTACCTTGTGTggccccagttccctggccatGGCTTTGGTCAGCATAGTCATTGCGCCCTTGGTGGAgcctgtggatgtgtgtgtatgctgaggACAGTTTAATTATCCAGTCCTCCTTCTGAGAGACCCACCCAGAACCTACTCCTGGTCCCCCCACAATGGAGGGTGCACTCACAGTAGTTGGTCAGGCCAGGGAAGGTGACATAGGCCACCATGCTGGAGACATTGACAATGGACCCTGCCACTCCGCGGTCAATCATGCCCTTGGCTACCATCTGGAAGAATGAGTTGGGGGTAGCTCAACCTGCCTTGCCCTGCCCCACCCTCCACAGGGGTTCATCTCTGGGCCACAGCCCTCCTACCATCTCACCTGGGATACTTGCAACACAGAGCGAAGATTCACATTGAAGGACCTGGCAGGAGAGGAACAATGGCGTCCTGTACCGCCCATCTTCAGCAACCCTCCCCAGCCTGCCCCCTCTCCCCAAGTGCCCACCTGTCAAAGGCCTCCTTGGTGGCCTCCAGGAAAGGCTGCTTTATAACTAGCGCTGCGTTGTTCACCAGCAGGTCCACGGGGCCAATACCGCCCAGTGCCTTCTCTGTGGCCTCCCAGTCACCCAGGTCCACGCACACAGGCTCTATCCCCGGACACTGTGGGAGACATCGGTTGGTGGCCTGAGGCATTGTCCCAGCCAGCTTCTGATGGATCCCTGAGGGTGGGGAGCAGGCCCAGGCGAGGCAGGGCTGTGTGCCTCACCTCTTTGGTGAGGCTGACCAGGTCTGCGTTGGTACGTGTCACGGCCACCACTTTGGCTCCTGAGGCATGCAGGGCTTTAACAGTGTCACGTCCAATCCCTACAAAGAGGGAATATGGAGGGATTAGGGCCCTATAGGCCTGGTCACAGAAAGGGTTAGTTAGGATCACAGGTGAAAGTAAAGACCCCAGAGGGCAGCTGGCTCCTAATAAGCTCCAGCGAAGGCTGATCCTGGTGCTTTCTGCCCAGTCTGGATCTAGGAGCTATCCTGAAGCCAAACTAAGTTCACCCATCATGGGTATTGTGATGGCCAGGATGGAGTTGTCATTCTGTCTTGGTCCATCTCCAGCCAGGTAACATAAATGGGTCAGTCCTGGTCAGTGCAGGTCAGATTCTGGAGGGCTGAGCTGTGACAAGGGCCCCTATTCCATGTTGCGATGggcccccttcctctccccaaccTGCACACACTCACCTTTCCCTGCTCCTGTCACCAGGGCCCTCAGGCCACTGAAATTCAGCTTCATGCTGCTGACAGCAGTGTACTCCTGCAGCAAGAGACGGGCTCAGATTTTTATGGCTGGGCTGGCAGGCGGGGCAGAGGTGGAGCTAGGAGCCGACTGGCCTGGCCAGGGTGGCATGACCCACTTCCTTCACAGATAGACCTCTCACTCCCCAAATATGACAGCCAGCTGCTTGTTAGGGtttgaagaagaaatgagaaacgGTGTACACACATATGCCTGTTAGAGGAGCTCACACAGCCATGTACCAGGAAAGTTGGAAGCCTGGGAatgaaatttgtgttttctttggtctAGTTTAGTCTTGACCCTGATCACATGCTAGGCAAtccttttaccactgagccacactcctgaTCTAGGAGAATAGAAATTTCGGTTTTCTGATTGCATTTCTTAGACAGAAGCCTTGGCCAGCAACAGTGTTAACGGAAGAGAAGCTGGACTTCCAGTCAGTTGTGGGTACTTCAACCTGACTGAAGGGCCAGGACAGCTGTGCCCATGGACATGTAGTGGCTAACCTCTCAGCGTTGACAGTTCTCGGGAGATAATCCAGCATCTTGGATCAGCTCAGTGTCCATAGGGGACAGGGGCAGGCATCCAGTGAACAAGAGCATCAAGCTGATCCCTGGACTAGGTCAGACGGCAAGTCTATTCCCATCTAACCCCGCTCAGCATTCCTGAAGTCTGTCATCTTTACTTGCTTCTCCCAGGTGACCTCCACCTGCCCCCAGACATTCTGCCCTTGGTGACCACACTGAGGCACCCTCTACCCTTTGAGGTGGGACTCTTCATCTCAGAGCATATAGGTGGATCCCTAGGAGAAGTTTTGAGAAACAATCAGAAGATTGAATGTCCATCTTAGCcaagggcagtggtggtgcacgcttttaatcccagcactctggaggcagaggcaggtgtttgaggccagcctggtctacagagtgagttccaggacagctggcctacacaaagaaactctgtctcaaaaaaacaaaaacaaaacaaacaaaaatgtgcaTCCTAATTCTTCATCTAGGAAACTGTCGAAGGCCATTAAGCCCTTCCTAAGCTTGTGTGACAGGGCTCGTGAAATGAACACTTCTCTCCAGGGGAGTCATGGCAGGGCACAAGGCTTGCTGTGCCAAGCAGGAGATTCGAAAGCACAGCTCATCCCAGTGACAGCCCCAAGCATCAGGCACGTTCAGGCTTCTCACCTGCTgccttttcgagacagggtctctctgtatagttttggtgcctgtcctggatctcgctctgtagactaggctggcctcgaactcacagagatccacctggctctgtctcctgagtgctgggattaaaggggtgcgccaccccAACCCGGCTGCCTTTCCCTTCTTGTAACCAGGCTCCACACTGAGACTGAGTGAACCTCAGAAAGATGACAGATGTATTGTAGGTGATGTTCACCACTGGCTAGGCCAGGCCAGATGCCCCCTGGCCTTCCGAGAATTTGTCTGCTCTGCTTTCCATTGCCCCACAGGAAAGCTGGGTTTACAGATGCGTGTGGGTTCTTGCACAGTAAGTGCTCTGCCCAGAGTCAGTTCCTGAGCCTTGCTTATCCTTTTTGTTTCAGCTAAAATTCTGGAGAAATTTAGGAGAAACCAGCAAGGTTACCAAGCCTTTTgacttattcttttgttttgttttttttctgagatagtgtagctttggctgtcctggaatttcctttgctagaccagactggccttgaactcagagatctgcccacttctgggattaaaggtatgcaccaccatgcctggctgctgctgccgccacctCCTTCtcgtcttcttttcctttctttctttcaaaatgttttattacaAGTAAACtggtagtacctacttttcaggagtggctctgtgcaacatttattagccccctgaaattcatttagccccctttgaagatgccttaaaatttatgagcctgaatgtagccattatgagaccattagttctgctccttatGAGctacctgtttttttctttatggttcttagttgtgcTTTTGCAGAGTTACCAGCTTAagttgtgctgggatcaagaaaaatgggccttggcggtacgtgttcctggagttgtatccatgccagtggatgcccacaagctccagaagagaatttgacattgctgctgctgttgttgctgttatagcagtggcggccaccgctgctactgtttccgggattaccatttcataattgcttactacagctagcacagtggagaccctggcagcaaaagtagctaccacagttaattaatctttcattctattgggcatgataaatttaattcaatagttatatacatttcgattggctttgaaaattataaatttataaactcaagttccatttgcttttgggataccatcttacaaggactccaatttgcagtaaggcttgttaaggaagggaatggctcagttgcctttaaccTACCgactatgggtgggataggacctctgttggtcttttctgtgtcgaacacacagattgcaagcccagcgccactttgagatctttggcagcagttaactctgcagctcacacacaattgagcctgtatgataataaGTATTCAGAGCCCGGTAATGCCTGGGGGGgtggcgctcaccaacctaagacagagcgcctgtgtggcctgggcaggcgtctccatgatgggtaaggtgacctgctgacgtccaacacaacctaagtcagaagctcattttctagtaaaagggccctgcccccccccccccccccccccgttttggataactgttgccttgcttgctgaccttgaccttgatatcctccctatgctaattccctgccaggttccaccctcctgaatgcttaagggaagttccttgtctgtgtatcctgcataatgggcattaacagcttagatgcaagattgtaaaacatcagtagcgaacttctgccctctggggttctcccattgtgctgtaagcctgtatttaagacctcctccctccttcaataaacagcatttggcattaaaaaaataaaataaaataaaaataaaaatggaaagagacAGCAGTAGCTGGGGAAATGGAGATGAGCCCACAGTCCAGGCTGCTGTTTCGATTTCATAAGTCATGGTGGGCAATTCATTCTCTAGGAGGTCTCtgctttttcacttaaaaaaaaattgacttttttctttacaaaaaataacattcatttatgtttggaaaaaaaaaagtaaactgggcagtggtggcacacgcccttaatcccagcacttgggaagcagaggcaggtggatttctgtgggttcaaagccagcctggtctacagtttcagaacagccagagctgttacacaaaaaaaccctgtctcaaaaaaccaaataaaataaaataaaaataatactagtAATGACTGAAACGTGGACAAAGACATCCTCTTACTGCCCTGCTATCCTATGGTAACCATGGTTAGTCATTTGGTTTATTGTCTACTTTGATATCTTGGTGTGTTCTTTGCAGCCATGACCATATTCATATACTTTGTCTTACAATatttatagcattttctaattttttttataatatcaaTCATTAACTTTTAGTAAGTACATAATGTACCATTCATGGATATCTATTTGCTCACTACTTAGACCAAAGGATTATAAATAGTGGCCCTATATTTGTAAATAGAGTttattgttgtgttttgttttttgagacagagtttctctgtgtagtgctgactgtcctggatctcgctctgtagatctaaatggccttaaactcagagatccccctatCTCTggacttccccagtgctgggattaaaggatttaCACCTGGCTTGTAAGTTAAGTTTTAGTATAAACAGTCATGCCCATTTGTTTAGACTATACCTGTTCTCATGTTACCAACAGCAGTATTGGTAAATTACGGCAGAGACAGTATAGCCTACAAAGTCTCAATGATTTATTCtctggcctttaaaaaaaaaaagtatgctgaCTCCTGCCCTGAAATTTTAGTTCTTAATTTGGGCTATGTTGCAAAGCTCTGTCCTTGGTGGCAAGACACTGCCGTCTTCCACGTAGCTGTTCCTAGGCTAGAGGAAGGGGCTTCATTGAGAAGGCTGTGGGAAAGCCATTGTCCACGGTAGGTGAAAACGTTCCAGCGTGGCTGCTTTCCAGTGTGGTCACCCACACTTCGgtcagtaacccctcacccatattctgTATGTAAGTCCAATACACTTGTTGGTTCCTCAAGGTGAACTGTGGTGGAATTttcctttggtctgtcattgggaCCTAAGGAAGAGGGGGTAGATGTTATTTACACATCTCCCAGGAGAAATGCCATTTGGAATATATTTGTGTATTGTTTTTTATACTTTGGACAATATACTGGGGATATTATAATAAGGAAAAGAAGTGATTGTTTAAAATGAGCTCACTGTGGCAGTAAGTACGGTGGGCAGAGGCAGCACACAAGCTCCATCTGTGTGGACACATCCTTGGTAAATAGCCATGGCCTGCATATAGCCATAATTAACTATCTCTGATAAGAAAGTTCCAGGGCAACTATTCTGTATCCTCAAACAATATAGATTCTTCTATTTGGGAAAATTGTATTCCTAAAGAAGACGTATGGACTGGGACCAGTGGGCAACCCTGAGTATTTCTGAGACCAAAGGCCCACTTGTTCTAGTCAGCCttcaattgctgtgatgaacactgaCCagaagtaacttggggaggaaagggtttatttcatcagcTGTAGTCCATCataaagggaagtcagggcaggaactggaggcagaaatcaaagcagaagccatggaggaacattgcttactggcttactcctcatggcttgctcaacctgcttgcttttgtttattgtttgtttttttttgcttgtttgagacagggtcctgtatcaggaatcttagaaggtacTTATTAAtcaaatcaaacctgaggccagttattggggtgaactctagaagatcagagaagcagaacaagccacagctaacctcacctggccaacttctcagctgatcttgtttcctcagactggaagcctctgtgtcctcatatccgaatggctctcagctgaactgtgctgctcaaaacctaaaagcttaaccagccaaatgcttctagtttctggccctcatgccttatatacctttctgctttctaccatcactccctgggattaaaggcttgctttctgggattaaaggcgtgagtcaccatgcttggctgtatccttgaacacatggatttctgcctctggaatgctaggattaaaggcatgtgctaccactgcctatcctcatgtttaatattatggctgttctgtctctgaccccagataagtttattagggtgcacaatattttggggaacataataccaccacagggtCCCTCCATGTAGCttaagctgtcctggaattcactgtatagaccaggatggcctagaactcacagagatccacctgcctctgtctctcaactaagattaaaggtgtgtaccaccacaaccTGCTTGtgtatacaactcaggaccacctgcccagcgACAACACTGCTCGCTATGGActaggccctcctacatcaataaTTAAGCGAGACAACaccccacagatttgcctacaggccagtctgatgaagTCATTCTCtcaattaagatttattttttaggtgccaaagaga from the Peromyscus eremicus chromosome 8a, PerEre_H2_v1, whole genome shotgun sequence genome contains:
- the LOC131916515 gene encoding carbonyl reductase [NADPH] 2; amino-acid sequence: MKLNFSGLRALVTGAGKGIGRDTVKALHASGAKVVAVTRTNADLVSLTKECPGIEPVCVDLGDWEATEKALGGIGPVDLLVNNAALVIKQPFLEATKEAFDRSFNVNLRSVLQVSQMVAKGMIDRGVAGSIVNVSSMVAYVTFPGLTNYCSTKGAMTMLTKAMARELGPHKIRVNSVNPTVVLTDMGKKVTADAEFARKLKERHPLRKFAEVEDVVNSILFLLSDSSASTSGSGILVDAGYLAS